A window of the Rubeoparvulum massiliense genome harbors these coding sequences:
- a CDS encoding flagellar hook-basal body protein, whose amino-acid sequence MNLSMLTAAGAIQRIQHKVDNLGSNISNLDTVGYKRLDTRFREALIREVDNQPAHHQEEGRLTPLQIRTGVGLGPVVTFEDLQQGTLKETNNPLDLALTGDGFLLVQVPRLDEDGAVVDYDTQYTRAGNLQWQLLAGVGTGLINTTGDGKMLVNANGLPILDQNEEPIILPYGAEMRINEQGEIYAITPDYPEGEYVTQLGVASFSNPQLLRPQGGGRYQLVLEDFTTEDGTPELDDIRQWSGSTAVQQGMLEMSNVNMADEMTELLQTQRALQFQARAFSSADRMWELANNIRRA is encoded by the coding sequence ATGAATCTATCCATGCTAACCGCTGCAGGCGCGATCCAACGGATCCAGCATAAGGTGGACAACCTTGGTTCCAATATTAGCAATCTAGATACGGTAGGATATAAACGCCTTGATACTCGTTTCCGTGAAGCCCTCATTCGTGAGGTAGACAATCAGCCTGCCCACCATCAAGAGGAAGGCCGTTTGACTCCACTACAGATTCGTACCGGTGTAGGTCTAGGACCAGTAGTTACATTTGAAGATCTACAGCAAGGAACATTGAAAGAGACCAATAATCCATTGGATCTAGCACTCACAGGGGATGGCTTTCTGCTAGTGCAGGTGCCGCGGCTGGATGAGGATGGAGCTGTGGTGGACTATGATACCCAGTATACAAGAGCAGGTAACCTCCAATGGCAGCTACTAGCAGGCGTTGGAACAGGCCTGATCAATACCACAGGGGATGGTAAAATGTTGGTCAATGCCAATGGCCTACCCATCCTTGATCAGAATGAAGAACCCATCATTCTCCCCTATGGAGCAGAGATGCGCATCAATGAGCAGGGTGAGATATATGCTATTACACCAGATTATCCAGAAGGAGAGTATGTGACCCAGCTAGGAGTTGCCTCCTTTAGCAATCCTCAGCTCCTTCGCCCTCAAGGTGGTGGACGTTACCAATTGGTGCTAGAGGATTTTACCACCGAGGATGGAACGCCAGAGCTCGATGATATCCGACAATGGAGTGGTTCTACTGCTGTACAGCAGGGAATGCTGGAAATGTCCAATGTAAATATGGCAGATGAGATGACGGAACTCCTGCAAACACAACGTGCATTACAGTTTCAGGCACGAGCCTTCTCCAGTGCTGATCGTATGTGGGAGCTAGCCAATAATATCCGACGGGCATAG
- a CDS encoding flagellar hook-basal body protein, with protein sequence MIRGLYTAAAGMIAQERIHDALTNNIANVQTAGYKQDQVVERSFPELLIQRIRDGQPQLVGPLNTGVYAQELIPTFTPAPIVETNQPLELAIDDSRMPALPIGENETVAPRLFFKVLDQNGEISYTRQGRFFLDGSGYLVTPEGYQVLDGENEPIQLLNEYDQPFDPTMSNLFIDGQGNVVYRNPDYPLQTTEELGKIDLVLITNPNELVKAGTGYYRYQNGNAAPAPTEDATAAYLATQSGVKQGFIEKSNVDPATTVSDMMQALRVYEANQKVLQSYDQLLGRAVNDLAKI encoded by the coding sequence ATGATTCGGGGTCTTTATACAGCAGCTGCAGGAATGATTGCCCAGGAACGTATCCATGATGCATTGACCAATAATATTGCCAATGTACAGACAGCGGGCTATAAGCAGGACCAGGTGGTGGAGCGCTCCTTTCCTGAGCTGCTAATTCAACGGATTCGCGATGGACAACCTCAACTAGTGGGGCCACTCAATACTGGTGTCTATGCTCAGGAGTTAATACCAACCTTTACGCCTGCACCCATTGTGGAGACCAACCAACCTCTGGAGCTAGCCATCGACGATAGCCGTATGCCAGCGCTGCCCATTGGAGAGAATGAAACTGTAGCCCCACGTCTCTTCTTCAAGGTGCTAGACCAGAATGGAGAGATTAGCTATACAAGACAAGGTCGATTTTTCTTAGATGGGAGCGGCTACTTAGTTACACCAGAAGGCTATCAGGTGCTAGATGGGGAGAATGAACCGATTCAACTCCTTAATGAATATGACCAACCCTTCGATCCCACCATGTCCAATCTGTTCATCGATGGACAAGGGAATGTAGTGTACCGCAATCCCGATTATCCTTTGCAGACCACTGAAGAACTAGGGAAAATTGACCTGGTTCTTATCACCAATCCCAATGAATTGGTGAAGGCAGGTACAGGCTATTATCGCTATCAGAATGGTAATGCAGCCCCAGCACCTACAGAGGATGCGACCGCTGCCTATCTCGCTACTCAGAGCGGGGTGAAGCAGGGCTTTATCGAGAAGAGTAATGTGGACCCTGCTACAACCGTGAGTGATATGATGCAGGCACTCCGCGTCTATGAAGCCAATCAAAAAGTACTCCAATCCTATGATCAATTGCTCGGACGAGCTGTCAATGATCTTGCGAAAATTTAG
- the mreB gene encoding rod shape-determining protein, with product MFSKDIGIDLGTANVLVYVKGRGVVLDEPSVVAIDTESKRVLAVGEEARRMVGRTPGNIQAIRPLRDGVIADFDITEMMLKHFIEKIGMKGFMMKPRILICCPTNITSVEQKAIREAAQRSGARTVFLEEEPKVAAVGAGMDIYQPSGNMVIDIGGGTTDVAVLSMGDVVTASSIKVAGDKFDTAITKFIKQRYKLLIGERTSEDIKIQIATVYPNARHEEMDIRGRDMMTGLPQTITVRSEEIREALEESVAQIVAAAKSVLERTPPELSADIIDKGVFLTGGGALLHGMDMLLAEELKVPVLVAENPMSCVAEGTGKMLDYLDRSAKRKKF from the coding sequence ATGTTTAGCAAGGATATTGGAATCGACTTGGGAACAGCCAACGTACTAGTCTATGTAAAAGGTCGAGGTGTCGTCCTCGATGAACCGTCGGTGGTCGCCATCGACACAGAAAGCAAACGTGTTTTAGCAGTAGGAGAAGAAGCTCGACGAATGGTGGGTCGTACACCGGGCAATATTCAAGCGATTCGGCCTCTACGCGACGGAGTAATTGCAGACTTTGATATTACCGAAATGATGCTGAAGCATTTCATCGAGAAGATCGGGATGAAGGGCTTCATGATGAAACCACGGATCCTCATCTGCTGTCCAACCAATATTACCTCAGTAGAGCAGAAGGCGATTCGTGAAGCTGCCCAACGGAGCGGTGCACGTACTGTCTTTCTTGAAGAGGAGCCCAAGGTGGCAGCTGTTGGTGCAGGCATGGACATCTATCAACCAAGCGGCAATATGGTAATCGATATTGGCGGAGGAACCACCGATGTGGCTGTGCTTTCCATGGGGGATGTTGTAACTGCCTCCTCCATTAAAGTAGCAGGAGATAAGTTCGATACGGCCATCACTAAGTTTATTAAACAAAGATATAAGCTTTTAATTGGGGAACGGACATCAGAGGATATTAAGATTCAGATCGCCACAGTCTATCCCAACGCTCGTCATGAAGAGATGGATATTCGGGGGCGGGATATGATGACCGGTCTGCCCCAAACAATCACCGTACGTTCAGAGGAGATCCGTGAGGCATTAGAGGAATCAGTGGCACAAATTGTTGCGGCTGCAAAAAGTGTTCTAGAACGTACACCACCGGAATTATCTGCCGATATTATTGATAAGGGTGTTTTCTTAACAGGAGGAGGCGCCCTCCTCCATGGCATGGACATGCTCTTAGCTGAGGAACTGAAGGTACCTGTCCTCGTTGCAGAGAATCCTATGAGTTGCGTGGCAGAAGGCACAGGTAAGATGCTAGACTATCTCGATCGCTCAGCGAAACGTAAAAAATTCTAA
- a CDS encoding RloB domain-containing protein, which produces MARRIKPLIYVFWEGETEQAYTKFLKSAFEDVAVIKIPPNSGLFIEAERMFKNNAEYRNNIGVTDEIWFFFDTEIEKAQHWDGNYQIIKRLRRLHKRGIKVRLLMTTACVEYWLLLHYERVRPSIVSPADKARIKENVKRHIPLYEKGDLKSTCEIARNYETAIENGKWTLVSLVDDGLPTREDNDTRNRWLYQGTHTFTTVHEAIEFLIGLRR; this is translated from the coding sequence GTGGCACGTAGGATCAAGCCTCTGATCTATGTGTTCTGGGAAGGAGAAACTGAACAGGCATATACAAAATTCCTTAAATCAGCGTTTGAGGACGTTGCTGTTATAAAAATTCCACCTAATTCAGGATTGTTTATTGAGGCAGAGCGGATGTTCAAAAATAACGCAGAGTATCGAAATAATATTGGAGTTACAGATGAAATCTGGTTTTTCTTCGACACTGAGATTGAGAAGGCTCAACATTGGGATGGCAATTATCAGATTATCAAAAGACTGCGCAGGCTTCATAAACGTGGGATTAAGGTTCGGTTACTCATGACAACAGCATGTGTAGAGTACTGGCTGTTACTTCATTATGAACGTGTTAGACCTTCAATCGTCTCACCAGCGGATAAAGCTCGCATTAAAGAGAATGTGAAAAGGCACATACCACTTTATGAAAAAGGCGACCTCAAATCCACATGCGAGATTGCAAGAAACTACGAGACCGCCATCGAAAATGGAAAATGGACGCTTGTCTCATTAGTGGACGACGGATTACCTACTCGTGAAGATAACGATACCCGCAACCGTTGGTTGTATCAAGGAACACATACATTTACAACGGTACATGAGGCGATCGAATTTCTTATTGGACTAAGAAGATAA
- a CDS encoding AAA family ATPase, translating into MLIKFMVSNFRSFRDEAVLSMVAAGLKEYRDCLIPYGSKKVLPAAAIFGKNGGGKSNLIRAFWLGVQFVRNAQRTQHEKATIPVQPFSLDDVSQNEPTAFEYTYMQDGIKYIYGFSATKAKIVTEYLYHSPKGKRATIFERKGQDFSFPTDTEKKKKELISEAVASNQLFFAVSCTMNYQLCIAAMKWFRECVVFSRDYTDIPNQILEHAEDRGMLKAMVSAAQKADLGIQDMRFEISNKELSRHEDLPANLPEDIKAALQNMMKALSSTPNEAEARLRVSELKATSLHYGVSKTGEVKYYPLDLADESDGTKNLMALAPAIEKTLSNGGTLIVDELEKELHPLLVEYIVARYQSKNSNKTGAQIVFTTHNTELLNMEVLRRDQIYFVDKNRKTGVSEIYNITEFSPHPDENIHKGYLVGKYGATPNLEIEEV; encoded by the coding sequence ATGCTTATAAAATTTATGGTATCCAATTTCCGTTCATTCCGAGATGAAGCTGTTTTATCTATGGTTGCAGCAGGCCTTAAAGAATATAGGGATTGCTTAATTCCCTATGGGTCAAAAAAAGTGCTACCAGCGGCTGCGATATTTGGAAAAAATGGTGGCGGAAAGAGCAACCTTATTCGAGCCTTTTGGTTAGGTGTACAGTTTGTACGTAATGCTCAGCGGACACAGCATGAGAAGGCAACGATTCCTGTGCAACCCTTTTCTCTCGATGATGTTTCACAAAATGAACCAACAGCATTTGAATATACCTATATGCAGGATGGTATTAAGTACATCTATGGCTTTTCAGCGACGAAGGCTAAGATTGTAACGGAATATCTATATCATAGCCCTAAGGGAAAGAGAGCAACGATCTTTGAGCGAAAGGGTCAGGATTTTTCCTTTCCAACTGATACAGAGAAAAAGAAAAAAGAGCTAATCAGCGAGGCAGTGGCCTCAAATCAACTCTTTTTTGCAGTATCCTGCACAATGAATTATCAACTTTGTATCGCAGCGATGAAATGGTTTCGTGAGTGTGTGGTCTTCTCTCGAGATTATACAGATATTCCGAATCAGATTCTTGAGCATGCAGAGGATCGAGGGATGTTAAAGGCAATGGTTTCTGCAGCACAAAAGGCAGATCTCGGCATTCAAGATATGAGATTTGAGATTAGCAATAAAGAGTTGTCTAGACATGAGGATTTACCAGCAAACCTCCCAGAAGATATTAAAGCTGCATTACAAAATATGATGAAGGCCTTGTCTAGTACCCCCAATGAAGCAGAAGCAAGACTCAGAGTCAGTGAACTAAAGGCTACATCGCTACATTACGGTGTGTCTAAGACAGGAGAAGTCAAGTATTATCCTCTAGATCTTGCAGATGAATCAGATGGTACGAAAAATTTAATGGCGCTAGCGCCAGCCATCGAAAAAACCCTGTCTAACGGAGGTACCTTGATTGTCGATGAGTTAGAAAAGGAATTGCATCCGTTACTTGTAGAGTATATCGTGGCACGTTATCAAAGCAAAAACAGCAATAAGACCGGAGCTCAGATTGTTTTTACCACACACAACACAGAGCTACTAAATATGGAGGTCCTGCGTCGCGATCAGATTTACTTCGTAGATAAAAACAGAAAAACAGGAGTTTCTGAAATTTATAACATCACTGAATTTTCTCCTCATCCAGATGAGAATATCCATAAGGGTTACTTAGTCGGCAAGTATGGCGCTACGCCCAACTTAGAAATAGAGGAGGTGTAG
- a CDS encoding M23 family metallopeptidase, which yields MSKEDQKKPMDEQETSSQEGRQGWQRYVKKKWFYPALYLGLAAIILATIMIVQNVNNTTEEQPNSELQGEAGGQPWLEDGEAIPVSADRSQLGWPVARGVDVQMIMGFYVASQEQPAAAQEGNVAAPNIVKYANGYYPHNGVDLARADGESFDVVAAQAGKVVRAEQDVLAGYVVEIQHTDQLKTVYQSLQNLLVKEGDEIQAGALLGQAGSNLFEKELGNHLHFEVIQDDTFANAEEILSKFWKKENKEEKQQDEQRDQDQDTPEQEPASQLEPENQQNNEKEQTE from the coding sequence ATGTCCAAAGAAGATCAAAAGAAACCAATGGATGAACAAGAGACTTCCTCACAGGAGGGGCGTCAAGGTTGGCAAAGATATGTGAAGAAAAAGTGGTTTTACCCAGCCCTATACTTAGGCCTTGCAGCAATTATCTTAGCTACCATTATGATAGTCCAGAATGTGAACAACACCACAGAGGAGCAGCCAAACTCTGAACTGCAGGGTGAAGCCGGTGGACAACCTTGGTTAGAAGATGGTGAAGCCATTCCAGTTAGTGCTGATCGCAGTCAGCTTGGCTGGCCCGTTGCTCGAGGCGTCGATGTCCAGATGATCATGGGATTCTATGTGGCGAGTCAAGAACAGCCAGCAGCAGCCCAGGAGGGTAATGTAGCAGCACCCAATATCGTGAAATATGCCAATGGCTACTATCCCCATAATGGTGTTGACCTGGCTCGCGCCGATGGCGAATCCTTTGATGTGGTCGCAGCACAAGCTGGTAAGGTGGTTCGGGCTGAGCAGGATGTACTGGCCGGCTATGTGGTAGAAATCCAGCATACTGATCAGCTGAAGACCGTTTATCAGAGTCTACAGAACCTTCTTGTGAAAGAAGGGGATGAGATCCAAGCTGGTGCCTTGCTGGGACAAGCAGGCAGCAATCTCTTTGAGAAGGAGCTTGGGAATCATCTTCATTTTGAGGTGATTCAGGACGACACCTTTGCCAATGCGGAGGAGATCCTCAGCAAGTTCTGGAAGAAGGAGAATAAGGAAGAGAAGCAACAGGATGAGCAGCGTGATCAAGATCAGGATACTCCAGAACAAGAACCTGCGTCTCAATTAGAACCAGAGAATCAGCAGAATAATGAGAAGGAACAGACCGAATAA
- the spoIID gene encoding stage II sporulation protein D, with protein MFRRRKRHWERSLPWLLYLTGTALMLLLVPALTAWWTAAAGADSGVEPSPSHSQGATNLEVGAMIGSESISASASGRALQWKILNTGEQEGGEWFVKLKRSNNGKVETLPLDQYVAGVVAAEMPAEFPLEALKAQAIAARTYAVYHGKGSTILSDQVKDQVYLDEEGLRDRWGAQYEQNWQKVQGAVTATENQILTYEGKPILALYFSTSNGFTENVEEYWQQALPYLRSVSSPWDQASPHAVTTKRMKRSDVEQELGVKLASAVTVQGSNGQQGKQMATVGHVLNWTTGKRVKTYAIEDKSWSGREIRERLQLKSAHFQLELEGDEVKVITYGYGHGVGMSQWGAAGMAEEGYTAEAILLHYYQGTKLAKLE; from the coding sequence ATGTTCAGAAGGAGAAAGCGTCATTGGGAGCGGAGCCTGCCATGGCTTCTCTATCTTACAGGAACAGCCCTCATGCTCTTGCTTGTCCCAGCTTTGACGGCTTGGTGGACAGCAGCAGCAGGTGCTGATTCAGGGGTGGAGCCGAGCCCCTCTCATTCCCAAGGAGCTACTAATCTCGAGGTAGGAGCAATGATCGGCTCAGAATCAATATCTGCATCGGCGTCAGGGCGAGCCCTACAATGGAAGATTCTCAATACAGGTGAGCAGGAGGGAGGAGAATGGTTCGTTAAGCTGAAGCGAAGTAATAATGGAAAGGTAGAAACCCTCCCTCTCGATCAGTATGTAGCGGGCGTGGTAGCGGCGGAGATGCCCGCAGAATTTCCCTTGGAGGCCTTGAAGGCTCAGGCTATCGCAGCCCGAACCTATGCGGTCTATCATGGGAAGGGTTCAACCATTCTTAGCGATCAGGTGAAGGATCAAGTCTATTTAGATGAAGAGGGATTACGAGACCGCTGGGGCGCCCAGTATGAACAGAACTGGCAGAAGGTGCAGGGGGCAGTGACCGCCACTGAGAATCAGATCCTTACCTATGAGGGGAAGCCCATTCTTGCTCTATATTTTTCTACAAGCAATGGCTTTACAGAGAACGTGGAGGAATATTGGCAGCAAGCACTCCCTTATCTGCGGAGTGTGTCCTCACCCTGGGATCAAGCCTCTCCCCATGCAGTGACCACCAAGCGGATGAAGAGGAGTGACGTGGAGCAGGAATTGGGTGTGAAGCTAGCATCAGCGGTGACAGTACAAGGCTCTAATGGACAGCAGGGGAAGCAGATGGCCACAGTGGGTCATGTGTTGAACTGGACAACAGGCAAACGGGTAAAGACCTATGCCATCGAGGACAAGTCATGGAGCGGACGTGAGATCAGAGAACGCCTGCAATTGAAGTCGGCTCATTTTCAGCTGGAGCTAGAGGGAGATGAGGTGAAGGTGATCACCTATGGCTACGGTCATGGCGTGGGAATGAGTCAATGGGGTGCTGCCGGCATGGCGGAGGAAGGCTATACCGCAGAGGCCATTCTACTTCATTATTATCAGGGAACGAAGCTAGCAAAGCTTGAGTAA
- a CDS encoding S66 peptidase family protein, translated as MMVIPRQLQPGDTIGLVAPASPTRSFEEAARAISFLEEQGFQVKRGSSLERQWCYLAGSDEERALELQQLFADPEVKAILAVRGGYGCARMVPYLDFEVIAANPKIIWGYSDLTFLLNLIYQRTGLVTFHGPMLSTDLGKAPYQSPTWQSLQLLQEVKPYEYGEHGEVTDSLWVWVEGKAEGPILGGNLTLLTSTLGTPYELDTRGALLFLEEVNEEPYRIDRMLNQLQQAGKLDACAGFLIGDFQQCEPARHNHSFSLEEVLRHYLQPLGKPVMGGLQVGHCEPTGVIPIGLLCQLDTENRTLVSKDSPVSKSSPVV; from the coding sequence ATGATGGTCATACCGCGTCAGCTTCAACCAGGAGATACCATCGGGCTCGTGGCACCAGCCAGTCCTACCAGGTCCTTCGAGGAAGCGGCACGAGCCATTAGCTTCCTTGAGGAGCAAGGCTTTCAGGTGAAGCGGGGGAGCAGTCTCGAACGGCAATGGTGTTATCTGGCAGGCTCAGATGAGGAGCGGGCGCTAGAACTCCAACAGCTCTTCGCCGATCCTGAGGTGAAAGCCATCCTGGCTGTCCGTGGCGGCTATGGCTGTGCTCGCATGGTTCCATACCTGGACTTCGAGGTCATCGCTGCCAATCCGAAAATTATCTGGGGCTATAGCGATCTTACATTTTTGCTTAATCTTATCTATCAGCGCACAGGTCTTGTCACTTTCCACGGACCCATGCTGAGTACTGATCTAGGTAAGGCGCCATACCAATCTCCTACCTGGCAGAGTCTCCAGCTCCTGCAAGAGGTGAAGCCCTATGAATATGGTGAGCATGGAGAAGTGACAGATTCTCTTTGGGTCTGGGTGGAGGGGAAAGCAGAGGGTCCCATTCTAGGGGGAAATCTCACCTTACTCACCAGTACCCTCGGTACACCCTATGAGCTAGATACCAGGGGAGCATTACTATTTCTCGAAGAGGTGAATGAGGAGCCCTACCGTATTGATCGGATGCTGAATCAACTGCAGCAAGCAGGGAAGCTGGACGCTTGTGCAGGATTCCTAATCGGCGACTTTCAGCAATGTGAGCCAGCACGGCATAATCATTCCTTCAGTCTCGAAGAGGTGCTACGTCATTACCTCCAACCCTTGGGAAAACCGGTGATGGGCGGCTTACAAGTAGGTCATTGTGAGCCAACCGGTGTCATCCCCATCGGCCTACTCTGCCAATTGGATACAGAGAACCGAACGCTGGTAAGCAAGGATTCTCCGGTAAGCAAGTCATCCCCTGTGGTATAA
- a CDS encoding peptide ABC transporter substrate-binding protein, which yields MEGEIELKRKSSWWLLVVLCIIFVVSGCTTGKTTDGTSDPKGSANESPTDPGKEAAQRKVLILNNGDEPTSFDPPIAFDEVSYNILNNLMEGLTRLGADHTPHPAMAKDWKLSEDGRVYTFYLREDAKWSNGEPVTAHDFEYAWKRIADPEVASTAAFLTYNIEGAEAFNNGEGTRDEMQVKALDATTLEVKLRQPQGYFLHIASMPVFFPVHQATAEANADWHKNAVTFVSNGPFKLKEWVHEEKMIAEKNEHYWDVANVKLDEVVWHMISDGDTEYQMYQAGQLHTSGVPGDLADQLATSAELVIAPQSGTYFYRFNLTMEPFQNQKIRQAFSMAIDREQITKFIVKGGVEPAYGFVSTGFLDSEGQDFRQTNGALIKFDPAEAKRLLEEGMKEEGYTTLPPVTLTYNTSDAHKQIAEAMQQMIKEHLGIEMKLENTEWKVHLAAQKALELQFNRSSFLADYADPINYLEGYRGGDSMNRTGWSNATYDQLLNEILAATDEKQRFELMYQAEKILMEESPILPLYFYNRNLLQKPEVTGIVRHPVGYLELKWADLP from the coding sequence ATGGAAGGAGAGATTGAATTGAAAAGGAAGAGCAGTTGGTGGCTTCTTGTAGTTTTATGTATCATCTTTGTTGTAAGCGGTTGCACCACAGGGAAAACCACAGATGGTACGTCGGATCCAAAGGGCTCTGCAAATGAAAGTCCCACCGATCCAGGGAAAGAGGCAGCGCAACGAAAGGTTCTGATCTTAAATAATGGGGATGAACCTACCTCCTTTGACCCCCCTATTGCTTTTGATGAGGTCTCTTATAACATCTTGAATAATCTCATGGAAGGTTTAACGCGTCTCGGTGCAGATCATACACCGCACCCAGCCATGGCCAAGGACTGGAAGCTGAGTGAGGACGGTAGGGTCTATACCTTCTATCTTCGTGAGGATGCGAAATGGTCTAATGGCGAACCGGTTACCGCCCATGACTTTGAATACGCTTGGAAGCGCATTGCTGATCCTGAAGTAGCCTCTACAGCAGCTTTCCTCACCTACAATATTGAAGGGGCTGAGGCCTTTAATAATGGCGAGGGTACACGTGATGAGATGCAGGTGAAGGCCCTTGATGCCACCACATTAGAGGTGAAGCTCCGTCAGCCTCAGGGCTATTTTCTGCATATTGCTTCTATGCCGGTCTTCTTCCCCGTCCACCAAGCAACAGCAGAAGCCAATGCAGATTGGCATAAGAATGCCGTTACCTTCGTGAGCAATGGTCCCTTCAAGCTGAAGGAGTGGGTCCATGAGGAGAAGATGATCGCGGAGAAGAACGAGCATTACTGGGATGTGGCCAATGTGAAGCTCGATGAGGTGGTCTGGCATATGATCTCCGATGGAGATACAGAGTACCAGATGTATCAAGCAGGGCAGCTTCACACCTCTGGAGTACCTGGTGATCTAGCAGATCAGTTGGCTACCAGTGCAGAGCTGGTCATTGCACCGCAATCAGGGACCTATTTCTATCGATTCAATCTTACCATGGAACCGTTCCAGAATCAGAAGATTCGTCAGGCCTTTAGCATGGCCATCGATCGGGAGCAGATCACCAAGTTTATTGTGAAGGGTGGTGTGGAACCAGCCTACGGCTTCGTCTCCACCGGCTTCCTCGACAGTGAGGGGCAAGATTTCCGCCAGACCAATGGTGCTCTGATCAAATTTGATCCAGCAGAGGCGAAGCGACTCTTAGAGGAAGGAATGAAGGAGGAGGGATATACCACACTACCGCCCGTTACCCTTACCTATAATACCAGCGATGCCCATAAGCAGATTGCTGAAGCCATGCAGCAGATGATTAAGGAGCATCTGGGCATCGAGATGAAGCTGGAGAATACGGAGTGGAAGGTGCACTTAGCAGCCCAGAAGGCGTTGGAGCTCCAATTTAACCGTTCCTCCTTCTTAGCCGACTATGCGGATCCCATCAACTACTTGGAAGGGTATCGGGGTGGCGATTCCATGAATCGGACCGGTTGGAGCAATGCCACCTATGATCAGCTCCTCAATGAGATCCTGGCTGCGACCGATGAGAAGCAGCGCTTTGAGCTCATGTATCAAGCGGAGAAGATTTTAATGGAGGAGTCCCCCATTCTTCCCCTCTATTTCTACAACCGTAATCTGCTACAGAAGCCAGAGGTGACTGGGATCGTTCGTCATCCTGTAGGCTATCTCGAACTGAAATGGGCCGATCTCCCATGA
- a CDS encoding ABC transporter ATP-binding protein → MDTILEVEDLHVAFQTYGGTVKAVRGVNLTIRQGETVAIVGESGCGKSVTAQSIMQLIPTPPGRITQGSIRFRGQELLSMGEEEMRRIRGAEIAMIFQDPMTSLNPTITIGEQLTEGLRKHRQVSRKKARTLALEMLQLVGIPAPETRLKQYPHQFSGGMRQRIMIAMALICEPAIIIADEPTTALDVTIQAQILELFQELQAKIGVALLLITHDLGVVAGIADRTLVMYAGQVVEEGKTEELFYRAQHPYTRGLLHSVPRLDWTKKVLQPIPGVPPDLFAPPPGCAFVARCPYAMEACVHLAPPRTRVRPTHYVACWLQDPRGQQLFPHFAAGIREQQEARSGHPLQRVAETKVKMTFGKHE, encoded by the coding sequence ATGGATACCATCCTTGAAGTGGAGGATCTACATGTAGCGTTTCAAACCTATGGAGGTACCGTGAAGGCGGTTCGTGGTGTCAATCTCACCATCCGACAGGGAGAGACTGTAGCCATCGTGGGAGAGTCTGGCTGTGGAAAGAGCGTGACCGCACAGAGCATCATGCAGCTCATCCCCACACCTCCTGGGCGCATCACACAGGGGAGTATTCGCTTCCGCGGTCAAGAGCTTCTCTCCATGGGGGAGGAGGAGATGCGCAGGATCCGCGGCGCTGAGATCGCCATGATCTTTCAGGATCCTATGACTTCCCTCAATCCTACCATCACCATTGGTGAGCAGCTTACAGAAGGGCTGCGGAAGCACCGTCAGGTATCGCGAAAGAAAGCACGTACGCTGGCCTTGGAGATGTTGCAGCTTGTGGGAATCCCTGCTCCAGAGACGAGGCTGAAGCAGTATCCTCATCAGTTTAGCGGTGGGATGCGACAGCGCATCATGATTGCTATGGCGCTTATCTGTGAACCTGCCATCATTATTGCCGATGAGCCTACCACAGCCCTGGACGTGACCATCCAAGCACAGATCCTCGAACTATTCCAAGAGCTCCAAGCCAAGATCGGGGTGGCATTGCTCCTCATTACCCATGATCTTGGCGTGGTAGCAGGCATTGCCGATCGTACATTGGTCATGTATGCAGGTCAGGTGGTGGAGGAGGGAAAGACGGAGGAGCTTTTTTATCGTGCCCAGCATCCGTACACCCGTGGGTTATTGCATTCTGTTCCGCGCCTCGATTGGACAAAGAAAGTATTGCAGCCCATCCCTGGTGTACCACCTGATCTCTTCGCACCCCCGCCAGGCTGTGCCTTTGTAGCACGTTGCCCCTATGCTATGGAAGCATGTGTGCACTTGGCGCCACCTCGTACACGGGTGCGACCCACTCATTATGTTGCCTGCTGGTTACAGGATCCCCGTGGTCAACAGTTGTTTCCTCATTTTGCAGCAGGGATCCGCGAACAGCAAGAGGCTCGAAGTGGTCATCCCCTTCAGCGAGTAGCGGAGACGAAAGTGAAGATGACCTTTGGTAAGCATGAATAA